Genomic DNA from Caldisericia bacterium:
CTATAAAAATAGCCAGAGATACACTTAAAAAAACCCCTGATATGCTTGATGTATTAAAGGAAGCCAATGTGGTAGATGCAGGTGGTTTTGGTTTTCTTAAATTTGTTGAAGGTGGTTATGGAGCTTTTGGAAGAGAGGAGATTGAAATGGAAAAGATAGAAACCAAAAAGGGGATTACGGGAGAAAAAATACTAAAGTATCCCTTTGACACAGTTCTTTTGGTTAGATCAGATAATCTAACAGAGGAAGCGATAAAGAGAGATTTTAATATAGAAGGTGACTCACTTATTGTTGGAAGAGAGGGAGACTTAATAAAAATTCACTTCCACACAAAGAGACCAACAGATGTTATTGAATTCTTCATGAAGAGGGGAGAGATTGTAAAAATAAATGTAGAGAATATGCAGTATGAAGTTGATGAGATTCAGAGAAAGAAGGGTAAAGAAATTAGTATAGTTGCTGTTTCAAGGGGGAAAGGATTCGAAAAATTGCTTAAAGAGTTAGGGGTTGATGTAATAATAGAAGGTGGACAGACCTTTAATCCTTCAACAAAGGACCTCGTGGAAGCAATAGAGAAGGTAAATGCAAAAAAGATCGTAGTTTTTCCAAATAATTCCAATGTAATATTTTCTGCCCTTCAGGCAAAGGAACTTACCAGTAAAGAAGTGGTGGTCATACCCACCAAATCAATACCTCAATGTATATCTGCGGTTTCTAACCTCAACCCAAACGCCTCCTTTGAGGACAATCTTCAAGAGATGATTGAAGTTGCTAAAGAAGTAAAGACCATTGAAGTAACAAAAGCTGTGAGATCTTCAGTATTTAATGGTAAAAAGATAAGAGCAGGAGAATATATTGCAATTTTTGAAAATAAGGATGTAAGAACCGGTAAAGACCCTGAAGAAGCTGCCCTTTCATTGTTATTAAATCTTAATATTAAATCGGGTGTGTTCATAACCATATACTATGGTGAAGAGATAGATAAAGATAGAGCAGAAAAATTCAAGGAAATTGTACAGGAAAAATTTCCAGAGAGCGATGTTGAAGTTTATGAAGGAGGACAACCTCTCTATCCATATATAATTTCACTGGAGTAAGAAATGATAAGAATTGTTGTTGATTCATCGTGTGATCTGCCAGATGAATTTATAAGAGAAAATCGAATTGAGGTTGTTCCCCTCTATCTCAGAATAGGGGATAAATTCTTGAGGGACAGAATAGATATAACTCCAAAGGAATCTTTTAATCTAATGAGGAAGGGATATAAATTATTTACATCTCAACCTACCATTTCAGATTTCACAAAAATTTACAAAAAGATCCTCTCAGTTGGGGATGAAATTATAACAGTTCTCATCACGGGAAAAGGTTCTGGAACTGTTAATGTGGCAAGAATTGCAATGGAAGAGGTAAATAAAGATAAAATTTCCATTGTTGATTCAACACAAATATCTGGTGGTATTGGTTTTGTTGTAAAAAGGATAGTTTCTCTTATTAAAGAGGGCCTTCCAAGAGAAAAAATACTGAGC
This window encodes:
- a CDS encoding DAK2 domain-containing protein, with product MEILDKDFLVKFFYLGFKEVEKYKEEINALNVFPVPDGDTGTNMYMTLLSAWEEINKRDINTTDDLISAIVKGSLMGARGNSGVILSQIFRGMGEFLKNKDKITGREFALSFVEGVNRAYKAVIRPVEGTILTVSKSFSVSLYERVKDGESLHSAYLHAIKIARDTLKKTPDMLDVLKEANVVDAGGFGFLKFVEGGYGAFGREEIEMEKIETKKGITGEKILKYPFDTVLLVRSDNLTEEAIKRDFNIEGDSLIVGREGDLIKIHFHTKRPTDVIEFFMKRGEIVKINVENMQYEVDEIQRKKGKEISIVAVSRGKGFEKLLKELGVDVIIEGGQTFNPSTKDLVEAIEKVNAKKIVVFPNNSNVIFSALQAKELTSKEVVVIPTKSIPQCISAVSNLNPNASFEDNLQEMIEVAKEVKTIEVTKAVRSSVFNGKKIRAGEYIAIFENKDVRTGKDPEEAALSLLLNLNIKSGVFITIYYGEEIDKDRAEKFKEIVQEKFPESDVEVYEGGQPLYPYIISLE
- a CDS encoding DegV family protein; protein product: MIRIVVDSSCDLPDEFIRENRIEVVPLYLRIGDKFLRDRIDITPKESFNLMRKGYKLFTSQPTISDFTKIYKKILSVGDEIITVLITGKGSGTVNVARIAMEEVNKDKISIVDSTQISGGIGFVVKRIVSLIKEGLPREKILSLVDRITSNIHLFITLDTIKFTHAGGRVNDIKSFVTTVLNIKPILIMRDGLPRLLRVVRGRKKSLKFITNLVLNKIKEESKKFEIAFLHADSFEDISRIRKEILSKVKPEFEFTKIIGSALGVHAGPGALGVCIYFREEEI